The genome window CAGATTCAAAATACCATACCCGAACCCTAGGATAAGAACTGAGATCCCGACTCTGAAAAACAGCGTTCCTTCTGGAAGACGCGTGAGAATAGGTTGCAACAGCAATGGCGATAGGAATTGTCCTAAGAAAGCAGAGGCCGTCATGTATCCCAGAATCTGCCCCCGTGATTCGGGAATAGAAATATCCTGAAGCCAGACAGAGGTATTTGGAACGACCAAGCCGGTTCCCAGTCCGCAAAGAAGGATTCCTCCAAAAAGGCCTAAAAGACCGGGCTTCAAACCGATGAGAATAAATCCGGCACCCATCAGGACAAAGTAGAGGCCATAGATCATCACTGGCGAAAGTTGCCTTCTGATCTTATGATAAAAGGAGGCGGTGAAAAAACTTGCTAAATTCAGAAGGATCAGAATCCCTCCCATAAGAGAAGTACTGCTCCTGTTCTGCTGCTTTAGAACAAAGGGAAGCTGAGTATGGATCATAAGCAGAAAAATCATACAGAGAAAAACTGAAAGGTATATGAGGAGAATCAAACCAACAGGATTTCTTTTCCTTTTTGACTCTTCCAATACAGCTGGTTTTAATCGAGGTGGTTCCTTGAGAATAGCGGCGGCAGGAAGGATAAGGAATGAAAGAAGATAGACGAGGAATGGCGTTCTCCAGGAAATCTCTGCTAAAAAACCTGCTCCTCCCACAAAGATCATCCCACCCAGGCTGACAAAGGCCCCCTGAAGTCCTAACAATCTCCTTCGCCGATCTCCAGAATAGAAGTCTCCTATCAGAGCAGAGGCCATTGTAAAGGTTGTTCCCAGCCCCAGACCAAGGAGCCCCCGGCCAAGTAGAATCAAACGGATATCCTGAAGATAAAACCCCGAAGATCCGCCGATCCCGTAAATAATCAGTCCCCAAAAGAGTATTTTTTTTCTTCCCCATAAATCACTGAGTTTTCCAGTGAGAGGAGAGATAAGCGCTATGAAAAGTGTCGGCAGAGTCAGGGCCAGTTTCACAAGGATTTCCGCAGAGGGCAGACTGCGGAACTCTTCCGCCATCAGGGGTAGAGAGGATGTAATAACAGCACTGGTCACATAAAGGCTACTGGCAAAGAGAAGGACCACAGCGCCATGTTTTTGAGAATCAAAACCATCAGCCCTGTCCGAGTCCTGTTTTAAACCCTTATTCATCTAGCCCGTATTCTTTGATCTTATTGATGATGGTTCTCCGAGAAATACCCAGCTCTTTGGCGGCATGACTCCGGTTTCCTTCCCAACGATGCAAAGCGGCTAGAATAGAGTCCTTTTCCTGTTCTTTTAGAGTCCTTCCGCCATCAGTACTGAATCCCTCCGGGATTTGTGCTTTGGTGACGTTAATATCGGACAACTCCAACTCTTCTGCGGACAACACATCACCCTCGGCAAAAATCATAGCCCTTTCCAAAAGGTTTTCGAGTTCTCGGATATTCCCAGGGAAAGAGTAAGCATTCAGTTTCTCCCAGGCTTCTCGGCTCAGTGTCTCGACATGCATATCCATCTTACGATTCAGTTTTTCAAGCAGGAATCCGGTCAGCCTCGGTAAATCGTCCATTCTACTTCTGAGGGGAGGAATGGCAAGGCGGGCTACATTCAGGCGATAATAGAGGTCTTCACGGAATGATCCATCCTGGACCATCTCCTCTAGATTTCGGTTTGTGGCAGTAATAATACGGGAGTCAATGGTCAGATCTTTCAGGCCTCCCAGACGGCGGAAGCTTCTATCTTGAAGAACCCTCAACAGCTTTACCTGAAGATTCAAAGGCATCTCCCCGATTTCATCCAGAAAAAGGGATCCCCCCGAGGCAGTTTCCAACAAGCCCTGCTTCATCTTGTCTGCACCGGTAAAGGCTCCTTGTTCATACCCGAAAAGTTCACTTTCCAGGAGATTTTCGGGTACTCCTCCCACATTCAGGGCTACAAAGGGAGCGTCCTTTTGTTCTGACCAATCGTGAATCAGCCGGGCACTCACCTCTTTTCCCACACCGCTTTCCCCCGTGATAAGTACATTGGACTGAGTCCTGGCCACCCTTTTCATCCGGGTGTAAAGCTTCTCCGCTTCCGGCCCCTTACCAAGAAAGTAGAAATCATCCTCCAGATTCCTGCCCGACTTAAAGTTGTCTTCAAGATTGTGCATAGAATCCCAGAGTTTCAATTTTTCAATCAGCAGATCCGGTTCAAAGGGTTTCGTTATATAGTCTTCGGCTCCATTCTTCAGAGCAGAAACAGCATCCTCCACCTGACCGAAGGCGGAAATCATGATGACCGGAAGATCAAGGCCTGTCTCTTTCAGCCACTTCAACAACTCCAATCCATCCATTCCAGGCATTTTTAGATCAAAAATACCGGCATCATAAGGAGCCACTTCAAGCATCCTCTGAGCGGAAAGACCATTCTCAGCACAGCTGACCTCATATCCTTCCTGCTCCAGAATCATCTTCAGACTCTCCCGGATATTGATTTCATCATCCACAATCAAAATATGCATTATGAACCCTTTTCCAGGGGCAGTGAGACCCTGACCCTGGTTCCATTCTCAGGAGTAGATTCGATATTGACCGATCCCCCCGCACCCTGAGTATAGGAATGAACGATGGCCAGGCCCACGCCGGAGCCCTTTGATTTTGTTGTAAAAAAGGGATCAAAGATACGTTTCATATTTTCCCGGGGAATCCCCGCCCCCCCGTCAGACACGGTTATCACAGCATGGGAACCATTTCGTTCCAGGGTCAAAGAAATATCCGACTCCTCCGAACCGCTTTCCAGGGCGTTATTAAGAAGGTTATCCAGGATGGATTTCAGTCTTTCTGGATCAATCCTGACCATAAGCACCGGCGCATTCTCAATATCCGGAAGCTGTATTTCTTCTTTCCTCTTATCCAGAATCTGATAGACTTCATTCTTGAGATCCAAGAGGCTGGGAATCCCTCCAGGATGTCTTAAAAAATCACCGACCCGTTCTGTCATGGCCGCCAGGCGGGAGACCTCCTCATTGATGATCTTCAGAGAGGGGTCATGGAGAGTACAGCCCGAGCGTTTTATAATCGAGGTCTGCAAACGGATGCTGCTCAGAGGATTTTTCACCTCATGGGTCAATGTTCTGGCGGCTGTTCCCAACATGACCAGCCGTTCCTGAGACTCAATCTGATTCCGGTACTTCATATTTCTCAAATAGAGATTCCCCATATAAAGGAGGATGATCAGGATGAGTGCAGACACAAGAACAATCACAAGATTGTTCTTCCGCCGGAAAAGCATTACCGGGGCATCTGTTATTTCCATGTAGACATAGCGGATCATGGACTGTTTCTCATCTTCCGATTTACTACTGACCCTGTTGAACAGATTGGAATGAATGCCATCAATGAAAGCCTCATCACTGAGGACGGGTATAAAGGGATTCAGAAGATCCCGGTTCAGGACTATCGTATTCCGCTCACCACTGAAGTGAGGGCGGTTCTTCCCCTCATCCAACAATACTTTAGGGGCATTACCATAGAGGTAGAGAGGTTGTTTATAGAAATTATATAAACCTACACTGCTGATATCATCGGGAATATCCACCTTGTCGATTTCCCCTTCATTATAGGTATGATAGAGGTGGTTCAGAACTTTCTCATATTCCAGCAGATACTCAAACGTTTTCTGACGAGTCTGAGTGATCATAATCATTACAGTCATTGCCGTTAAAACAAGAAAAATCAGAGTGAGGATGAGATAGAGGAATCGCCGTTCGTTCATTATTTTTGAATTATACCCTGAACAGAGCTTCTGCATCAAACAGAAAGGCCAAAACAAGCCAGAAGAGACTGAATAAACCTCAAACAATCTAGTTTCCAAAGAACACCAACCTGATTAAACCGGACCGGACATTCAAACAAAAGATCTAAAATTGAGAGATCTACTCTTGCCGTAATTTGATGGACCATAAAGGTATACAGAACCAACTATAAATTACTTTCATTTACTATTATCATTGACGTCTTTGTGTTACCATCTTATTATAAGATATCGTCCGTTTGTTTTTAAAGAAAAAAATAGCCATTTTAGGAGATTGTTGATGAAAAAAACACTGTTTCTAATTCTGATTCTTGGTCTTGCTTTGATATCCTGCGATGATGCAACAACAGCGGGTGGAGATCTTCATGCCGGAGGAACCATCTCTATTCCGGGGGTAGAAGGAAAAACCGTGATAGTAGGAGTCTTTGAAGAGGGTGCGGATACAACAGTGATGGCCCCCATAGCAATGGTTGAATTGGTCATTACAGAAAATACTGCCTCCTACGATCTACCCAATGCAGAAGAAGGCATCTATGATATTTATGCCGTCATTGATATGGATGAAAGCAGCAGTTTTGATGAACCTGTCCCTGGTGATATGCTTGCTGTATCATTGGCTTATGAAGTGGGTGTTGATCCGGATATCGATTTTGTAGAATCTGATTTTACCTTTATAGGCAATGATAGTAGTGAAACTTTCTGTGTGTCAGGAGCTGTTATTCATAGTGGCGATGATGTAGATGGCAAAGATGTGATAATTTTTGATGAAGAGTCTGAACTCAGCTATAAGACCTATATGTCCGACGGTAAAGCCTATTACTCCTTTGGTACAGTTCCTGGGGAGAATTCCTACAATTTTACAGCAATCATCGATATGGATAATACAGCTGAATTTGAGGGAGGTGATTATGGAGACTATATGAATGTAGAGGAAGGAGTATTAGAAATTCTTGATACTAATGTGACTATCAACTTCAATAAAGACACTTTTCTTCTAGTGGAAAAATAACAAAACAAACTCAAGTTGCTTTCCATGCATTCCAGGATCTAATCTAGAATGTCCCCGCCACAGCCTCCCGGTGCCGGATGAAAGACGTAAAATCCTATTTCATTTTCTTCATCTGGCCTATGGTAGAACTTATCCATAATCGTCCTATCAGCTGGTTCTAAAAGTGGATATATGTACGAAATAAACGACGGACCATCCAATTCCGATCCATTCCTCACACTGTAAAAGTGGGTCCTTTGCGAGATTGAATCTCCCACAGATTCATAATAGATGAACCACAACGAATAAGTAAAATAGGCAGGAGATCAATAGCAAAGAAATTCGAACCATCTATGGATAAAAAGCTTTTCCACACAACACATTAGCTTCTTTAAAATGGTTTACATGTTCATTGTATTATATTTTTTAATATGATATTTATTTAACAATATATTTAAAAACACGGAGAATGTCATGAAACCCAAATCGAAGAAGAACCCGAGAAAGATCTCTTTTGCCACGCCGTTGATTGCCCTTTTTATCATTATTTTATCCACAGCCTTTGGTCTTCAGTCGTTTGTTGTATCCAACCATATGGAAGAAGAGATCAGATCAATACAAAAAGAAAATTTTATAAATATTACAAAATCACTTAAAGATCTTTTGGATATGGAACTAAAAGCAAATGAGAAGCAATTAGAGGCATATGCTACTTCAATAGGCCCAATTCTGTCTAACTCATTGTCTTCGGAAGAAATGAAGAAATCAATTGATGAACTGCTTGCCAATATCAAGTCGAGCAACCGGTTCTATGAAACCTTATTTATATCCAGTGATATGGGAAATATTGAATATTCTTCCGACTCATCAATCTTAGGAGCCGATATTACAGATCGTGAGTATTTCCAGGCCACCATATTAGCCGGCATGAATAACTATACGACCAATAAGGCCCTCAAGTCCAAAGCAACGGGGAATCTGGCAATAGTCCATGCCGTGCCAATTTTTGTTGGGAGCCAGAGAATAGGTCTTTTGGGAGCGTCTCTTAATCTAACAAAATTTGGAGATGAAATGATTCTCAAAAAGACCCTTGGTAAAACGGGATATCCCTATGTCATGGATAAACAGGGGATGATCATGATACACCCCGATGTAGCCTTTGTTGAGACTCAAGCTCAGGATTTGGATCCTGTATTTCAGACGGTAATAGACTCAGGTGATGAACTCATATACGACTCTTATTCACTAAATGGTGCACAGAAACAGGGGATATTTAGCCGGATGCCTAAGACTGGATGGGTTTTTGCTTTGGCGATTGAGGATTCCGAGGCATTTCAAAGCATCTTAATTCTCCGCCTTCTTTTAGGGGGTATTAGTGTTATCCTGATCATAGGAACCAGTGCCATTCTATTCTTTTATGTGAAAATTAGACTCATTCGAAAGCTCAATCATATCGAACAGATTATGTCTCAGGCATCCAAAGGAAATCTGGTAAAAAGAGGATCAGTAAAAGGAAGGGATGAGGTTGCCGGGATGACCCGTTATTTTAACAACTTCCTGGACACACTAAGCAACTTCTTCTTGAACCTTAGAGGGAGTTTGCAGGACCTAGATGAGGTGGGAATAGATCTTTCGTCAAATATGGAGGAGGCCGCAGCAGCTGTCCATCAGATCAAGAGTAATGTAGAAAACTCTCTGGTACAGATAAAAAAGCAGGAGGACAGCGTCTCTACCACGGTCGCAATTACAGAGAAGACGACTCAGAATATTGAATGCCTTGACCGCAATATTGAACATCAGGAGCAAACAATCCAACAAGGATCTACAGCGATTGAAGAGATGATCGCCCAGATAAAAACTGTATCCAAGTCTACCGAAGAGGCCGAACAGCTTATGTCTGTTCTCAACACATCCTCAAGCAAGGGGCGGAATAACCTCCAGAATGTCTCCAACCAGGTCAAGGATATTGAAGAACAGTCAAAGGACCTAAAAAAAGCCAATGACCTCATTGCTGGGATTGCTGCCCAGACGAACCTTCTTTCAATGAATGCCTCCATTGAAGCCGCCCATGCAGGAGATGCAGGTCGTGGTTTTGCTGTTGTTGCTGATGAAATCCGGAAACTGGCTGAGCAATCAACCCTGCAATCTGCTCAGGTAAAACAGACGATATCCAATATTTCCGAAAGCATTCAGAATGTTGTCAACGATTCAAACACGTCCAACCATTCCTTTGAAGAAATAATGGAAAATATGAAAAAAATGGGAGAGATTACTGTAGAGATAAAGTCTTCCATGCAGGAACAGGTTGCCGGAAGTACGCAGGTCCTTCAGACCCTTGAAGATCTTAAGAATTCGGGCCAGGAAGTTTCTTTAGGATCCAGAGATATGATGGCAGGCAATAAGGAAATACTGAAGGCTGTAGAAGCCTTGAAGCAGATATCCAGTGAAGTTTCCATGGCTATTAGGGAGATCGGAAACGGTATGAATGAAATCAACAGCTCTGTCCTAAACGTCACTGATATTGCAGAAAAAAACAGATCCAGTATTAATAATGTGCGCAATGAAGCAGCCCAATATCACCTGGAAGATCAAATGGATGAGAGTTTGAATGAAGAAGAGCCTCAATCTCATTCTGAGGGGACTGTCGATTTAGAAGAGGATACAGAAAAAGAGTAAAGGACTGCTCCTTTACCCGGCTCAATCATTGGAAGGATATCGAATTTCATAACGATATCCTTCCAATTCTGGTTTATGATAAAACTAGTCCGTCGTGACCGACTTAGCCAGATTCCGCGGTTGGTCAATATCCCGTCCCAGTGCCAGAGCCGTGTAATAACCCAGAAGCTGGCAGGGAATAATGGTCAGCAGGGGAGATAACAACGGATCTGAGTCAGGAACCACAAATAGCTTATCCGCTACCTTTCGCAGGCCGTCGTCTTCATAGTTGGAAATAACCAAGACTCTCCCATTACGAGCTCTAACTTCCTGAATATTGCTGATGGTTTTTTCCTGATAATCCCCTTTAGTACAAATGAAAACCGAAGGGATTTCCTCACTGATCAGAGCCAGGGGCCCATGTTTGAGGGAGCCCGCACTATAGGCTTCGGCGTGGATATAGCTCACCTCTTTGAGCTTGAGGGCGGCTTCCATGGCCACGGGAAAATTGATTCCCCGTCCCATATACAACACTGAATGGTGATTTTTGAGTTCATCCGCCATGGATATTATGTCTTCAGCCTTCTCCAGGATAGTTCTAATCTTATCGGGCAGAGCCAACAGCTCGCTCACCAGTTCCTTTCCTCGGTGCAATGAAATGTCTCTGGTTCTCCCAATCATCAGAGCCAAAAGGGCCAGGACTGTGACCTGGCTGGTAAAAGCCTTTGTGCTGGCTACGGAAATCTCCGATCCGGCATGAATGTAGGCTCCACCATCTGTCAAACGGGCCAACGTAGATCCTACGGCATTGAGAATGCCCAGGACACGGCCTCCCTTCTGTTTTATTTCCTGCACAGCTGCGATGGTATCACGAGTCTCTCCGGACTGGCTGATAGCCACAAAAACAGTATGCTTATCCACGATGGGGTTAATACCGCAGAGCTCGGAGGCATCGGAAACTTCCACGGGAATACGGGCTATGTCTTCAATGATATACTTACCGATCTCACCGGCATATTGAGCCGTTCCCATGGCAAGAATATGGATTTTGTGGATATCGTAAAAATCCCGCTTATTCATATTGAGACCTCCCAGTAAGGAAGTCCCATACTCTGTGAGCAAACGCCCTCCCTGCCCCATGGCACGAAAAACGGATTCGGGCTGCTCAAAGATTTCCTTCAAAAGGAAGTGGGAGTATCCCCGTTTGTCGTGACTGCCGGTATCCAGGTCCAGCTCTTCCACGCTCTTGTTGATCTGAATATTCTGGCGGTTGACAACCCGGTATTCATTCGTATTGAGTACCACCATCTCACCGTCTTCTATGAAGATGGCATTCTGGGTATACCCGGCAAAGGCCATGGCATCGGAAGCCAGAAACATTTCATCCTGGCCAACACCCACCACGAGGGGACTACCGTTTCGCGCTCCGATGATCATATCCGGAAAGCTCTTGAATAAAATCAGCATCCCATAGGTCCCATCCAAACGGTCCAGGGCCATGGAGACGGCTTTTTCGGGACCATGATCCAGGTAGGATTCGACCAGGTGGGCGACAACTTCCGAGTCTGTCTCACTCATAAAGACATTTCCCTTAGCTTCCAGTTCTTTTTTCAGGAGGGCAAAGTTGTCTATGATGCCGTTATGCACAACAGCGACGAGTCCCAGAGGTCCGCTGTGAGGATGGGCATTCGCCGTAGTCACCCCACCATGGGTGGCCCAGCGGGTATGCCCTATTCCGACTGTAGAGGATATCTTTTCGGTGATTTTGGCTTCCAGACGAGCCAGTTTGCCCTCTTCCTTGATTACTTTTATTTTTTTTCTATGGACAACCCCGATTCCCGAAGAGTCATACCCCCTGTATTCGAGTTGTTTCAGCCCCTTGAGCAATACAGGAACGGCTTCCCGGCTTCCCAGATATCCAACGATTCCACACATAATATTTCTCCAATTTCAAGTATTGATACGTACGAGATGACGAGACTCTTCTCGACACAGCCCTTCCCCCCAAGGCAGTGTCGAAGGGTCAGCCATAAATGATTCTTCTGATCTGCCTGATGGACAACTCGGAAGAAGCAAAACGTCGATGCTTCACTTCATCCTGTATCAGACTGTAAATTTCACTATTACTGAAACCTTCTTTCTGAAGTTCCCGGTGTCTCATGCCAATAAAATCATGAACTTTGAGGGAAAAATAATCTCCCAGGTCTTCCAGGAGATGATCCAGCAGGTCGGCACTGACAGGATAACTAGACAAGAGGTGATTTCTAAATTGATCATCCAGATTGATTTTCGCCATGCAGATCTCTTTTATACTATTCTTTACGTCATTTTCCAATATATTTTCGCCTATAGAGCAGTTATTTGCCCTATATCGGGCAAATATATCCATTTTTAACCAATTAAAATCTTTTACAGAGGATCATCTTCTTTTTCATCCGGCCCTTCTGTGAGCCTTCAGATTGACCTCTACTCTTTGACGATATAAAATCCAGTATGATTAATATTCTCAAGCATTTGAACATTTACTGGGAAAAGCTGGATTCATCCCTGATGATCCAACCTGAAAACAGGGATT of Oceanispirochaeta crateris contains these proteins:
- a CDS encoding MFS transporter — protein: MNKGLKQDSDRADGFDSQKHGAVVLLFASSLYVTSAVITSSLPLMAEEFRSLPSAEILVKLALTLPTLFIALISPLTGKLSDLWGRKKILFWGLIIYGIGGSSGFYLQDIRLILLGRGLLGLGLGTTFTMASALIGDFYSGDRRRRLLGLQGAFVSLGGMIFVGGAGFLAEISWRTPFLVYLLSFLILPAAAILKEPPRLKPAVLEESKRKRNPVGLILLIYLSVFLCMIFLLMIHTQLPFVLKQQNRSSTSLMGGILILLNLASFFTASFYHKIRRQLSPVMIYGLYFVLMGAGFILIGLKPGLLGLFGGILLCGLGTGLVVPNTSVWLQDISIPESRGQILGYMTASAFLGQFLSPLLLQPILTRLPEGTLFFRVGISVLILGFGYGILNLLSKLKSAVKKTTAVKNLHI
- a CDS encoding methyl-accepting chemotaxis protein, translating into MKPKSKKNPRKISFATPLIALFIIILSTAFGLQSFVVSNHMEEEIRSIQKENFINITKSLKDLLDMELKANEKQLEAYATSIGPILSNSLSSEEMKKSIDELLANIKSSNRFYETLFISSDMGNIEYSSDSSILGADITDREYFQATILAGMNNYTTNKALKSKATGNLAIVHAVPIFVGSQRIGLLGASLNLTKFGDEMILKKTLGKTGYPYVMDKQGMIMIHPDVAFVETQAQDLDPVFQTVIDSGDELIYDSYSLNGAQKQGIFSRMPKTGWVFALAIEDSEAFQSILILRLLLGGISVILIIGTSAILFFYVKIRLIRKLNHIEQIMSQASKGNLVKRGSVKGRDEVAGMTRYFNNFLDTLSNFFLNLRGSLQDLDEVGIDLSSNMEEAAAAVHQIKSNVENSLVQIKKQEDSVSTTVAITEKTTQNIECLDRNIEHQEQTIQQGSTAIEEMIAQIKTVSKSTEEAEQLMSVLNTSSSKGRNNLQNVSNQVKDIEEQSKDLKKANDLIAGIAAQTNLLSMNASIEAAHAGDAGRGFAVVADEIRKLAEQSTLQSAQVKQTISNISESIQNVVNDSNTSNHSFEEIMENMKKMGEITVEIKSSMQEQVAGSTQVLQTLEDLKNSGQEVSLGSRDMMAGNKEILKAVEALKQISSEVSMAIREIGNGMNEINSSVLNVTDIAEKNRSSINNVRNEAAQYHLEDQMDESLNEEEPQSHSEGTVDLEEDTEKE
- the glmS gene encoding glutamine--fructose-6-phosphate transaminase (isomerizing), yielding MCGIVGYLGSREAVPVLLKGLKQLEYRGYDSSGIGVVHRKKIKVIKEEGKLARLEAKITEKISSTVGIGHTRWATHGGVTTANAHPHSGPLGLVAVVHNGIIDNFALLKKELEAKGNVFMSETDSEVVAHLVESYLDHGPEKAVSMALDRLDGTYGMLILFKSFPDMIIGARNGSPLVVGVGQDEMFLASDAMAFAGYTQNAIFIEDGEMVVLNTNEYRVVNRQNIQINKSVEELDLDTGSHDKRGYSHFLLKEIFEQPESVFRAMGQGGRLLTEYGTSLLGGLNMNKRDFYDIHKIHILAMGTAQYAGEIGKYIIEDIARIPVEVSDASELCGINPIVDKHTVFVAISQSGETRDTIAAVQEIKQKGGRVLGILNAVGSTLARLTDGGAYIHAGSEISVASTKAFTSQVTVLALLALMIGRTRDISLHRGKELVSELLALPDKIRTILEKAEDIISMADELKNHHSVLYMGRGINFPVAMEAALKLKEVSYIHAEAYSAGSLKHGPLALISEEIPSVFICTKGDYQEKTISNIQEVRARNGRVLVISNYEDDGLRKVADKLFVVPDSDPLLSPLLTIIPCQLLGYYTALALGRDIDQPRNLAKSVTTD
- a CDS encoding sensor histidine kinase: MNERRFLYLILTLIFLVLTAMTVMIMITQTRQKTFEYLLEYEKVLNHLYHTYNEGEIDKVDIPDDISSVGLYNFYKQPLYLYGNAPKVLLDEGKNRPHFSGERNTIVLNRDLLNPFIPVLSDEAFIDGIHSNLFNRVSSKSEDEKQSMIRYVYMEITDAPVMLFRRKNNLVIVLVSALILIILLYMGNLYLRNMKYRNQIESQERLVMLGTAARTLTHEVKNPLSSIRLQTSIIKRSGCTLHDPSLKIINEEVSRLAAMTERVGDFLRHPGGIPSLLDLKNEVYQILDKRKEEIQLPDIENAPVLMVRIDPERLKSILDNLLNNALESGSEESDISLTLERNGSHAVITVSDGGAGIPRENMKRIFDPFFTTKSKGSGVGLAIVHSYTQGAGGSVNIESTPENGTRVRVSLPLEKGS
- a CDS encoding sigma-54-dependent transcriptional regulator; its protein translation is MHILIVDDEINIRESLKMILEQEGYEVSCAENGLSAQRMLEVAPYDAGIFDLKMPGMDGLELLKWLKETGLDLPVIMISAFGQVEDAVSALKNGAEDYITKPFEPDLLIEKLKLWDSMHNLEDNFKSGRNLEDDFYFLGKGPEAEKLYTRMKRVARTQSNVLITGESGVGKEVSARLIHDWSEQKDAPFVALNVGGVPENLLESELFGYEQGAFTGADKMKQGLLETASGGSLFLDEIGEMPLNLQVKLLRVLQDRSFRRLGGLKDLTIDSRIITATNRNLEEMVQDGSFREDLYYRLNVARLAIPPLRSRMDDLPRLTGFLLEKLNRKMDMHVETLSREAWEKLNAYSFPGNIRELENLLERAMIFAEGDVLSAEELELSDINVTKAQIPEGFSTDGGRTLKEQEKDSILAALHRWEGNRSHAAKELGISRRTIINKIKEYGLDE